A part of Cannabis sativa cultivar Pink pepper isolate KNU-18-1 chromosome 6, ASM2916894v1, whole genome shotgun sequence genomic DNA contains:
- the LOC115725641 gene encoding uncharacterized protein LOC115725641, protein MSCDFCNKKLMFYNDNEETDCENPKCGKRCLPTPRARTYVQPDDGTELLDAVMFGDVAENIFSCTAVQLRSYSDEKHKLFVQKTTKQLSVKKWRIQLYVDANRTMSSKYNQFTIQAVEPMED, encoded by the exons ATGTCGTGTGATTTTTGTAATAAGAAACTTATGTTCTACAACGACAACGAAGAAACAGATTGTGAAAATCCAAAATGCGGAAAAAGATGTCTTCCTACACCACG TGCAAGGACATATGTACAACCCGACGATGGTACAGAGTTGCTAGATGCTGTGATGTTCGGTGATGTTGCAGAAAACATATTCTCATGTACTGCAGTTCAATTAAGATCATATTCGGACGAG aaacaTAAGTTGTTTGTCCAAAAAACTACAAAGCAATTATCAGTCAAAAAATGGAGAATTCAGTTATACGTAGATGCAAACCGAACAATGAGTTCAAAGTATAATCAGTTCACCATTCAAGCAGTTGAACCAATGGAAGATTAG